A portion of the Rhodococcus pseudokoreensis genome contains these proteins:
- the mptB gene encoding polyprenol phosphomannose-dependent alpha 1,6 mannosyltransferase MptB, translated as MPQTPENPEPTRAEPTLTARAALRHPAELFRRALGIDGPSPRSSVAAALHGDEPETAGLNGQETAQLRGIRRFGATGAVLMAVGALGAGAQPVLQNPVQGLRIIGLPARIPSVALTLTMTGTVMIVLAWLLLGRFAIGSLQSGAVRRLNRSQLDRTLLLWIIPLSVAPPMFSKDVYSYLAQSEIAARGLDPYAIGPAGALGVDHVLTRTVPTIWRDTPAPYGPLFLWMGRGISWLTGENIVAGIFLHRLLALAGVAMIVWALPRLARRCGVAEVSALWLGAANPLLLFHLVAGIHNEALMLGLMLAGIELALRAVERSEPIRGQSLLLLLSGAALIALSSTIKIPSLLALGFVGMALARRWGGTPKAVLYAAALLGGVALVVTLVISTSSGLGIGWVHTLGTANAVRSWMSIPTLLGLGTGLAGVLLGLGDHTTAVLSLTRPIAAVAAAFITLRMLVATLVGRIHAVGALGLSLGAVVLLFPVVQPWYLLWAVLPLAAWATAPAFRVPAIVFSSIVSVILMPNGGEYQPFVIVQAAIATIFTAGTLIVITRNRLPWRVGPGQQPAVPEPQDPPRDDAGAESRGTGRVTPGQGLR; from the coding sequence GTGCCGCAGACCCCCGAGAACCCGGAGCCGACCCGCGCGGAGCCGACCTTGACGGCTCGCGCCGCTCTTCGACATCCGGCCGAGCTGTTCCGGCGGGCGCTGGGCATCGACGGCCCCTCCCCGCGCTCGTCGGTGGCGGCCGCGTTGCACGGCGACGAACCGGAGACCGCAGGCCTGAACGGGCAGGAGACCGCCCAGCTCCGCGGCATCCGCCGGTTCGGCGCGACCGGCGCCGTTCTGATGGCGGTGGGCGCACTGGGCGCCGGCGCCCAGCCGGTACTGCAGAACCCCGTCCAGGGGCTGCGCATCATCGGACTTCCCGCCCGAATTCCCAGTGTCGCGCTGACGCTCACCATGACGGGCACGGTGATGATCGTGCTCGCGTGGCTGCTGCTCGGCCGGTTCGCGATCGGCAGCCTGCAGTCCGGGGCCGTGCGCCGCCTCAACCGGTCCCAGCTCGACCGCACCCTGCTGCTGTGGATCATCCCGCTGTCCGTCGCACCGCCGATGTTCAGCAAGGACGTGTACTCGTACCTCGCGCAGAGCGAGATCGCGGCCCGCGGGCTCGACCCGTACGCCATCGGTCCCGCGGGTGCTCTCGGCGTCGATCACGTCCTGACCCGCACCGTGCCGACGATCTGGCGGGACACACCCGCGCCGTACGGCCCGCTGTTCCTCTGGATGGGGCGCGGGATCAGCTGGCTGACCGGCGAGAACATCGTCGCGGGGATCTTCCTGCACCGGCTGCTCGCCCTCGCCGGCGTGGCCATGATCGTGTGGGCGCTCCCCCGCCTGGCGCGCCGCTGCGGCGTCGCCGAGGTCAGCGCCCTCTGGCTGGGCGCCGCCAACCCCCTGCTGCTGTTCCACCTGGTCGCCGGGATCCACAACGAGGCCCTGATGCTCGGCCTCATGCTGGCCGGGATCGAACTGGCGCTGCGGGCCGTCGAACGGTCGGAACCGATCCGCGGGCAGTCCCTTCTCCTGCTGCTGTCCGGGGCGGCGCTCATCGCCCTGTCGTCGACGATCAAGATCCCGTCCCTGCTCGCGCTGGGGTTCGTCGGGATGGCGCTGGCCAGGCGATGGGGCGGAACCCCGAAAGCCGTGCTCTACGCGGCCGCCCTGCTCGGCGGCGTGGCCCTGGTGGTCACCCTCGTCATCAGCACGTCCAGCGGACTCGGCATCGGCTGGGTGCACACCCTCGGCACGGCGAACGCGGTCCGCAGCTGGATGTCGATACCCACACTGCTCGGCCTGGGCACCGGCCTGGCCGGGGTGCTGCTGGGCCTCGGCGATCACACGACGGCAGTGCTGAGCCTGACCCGGCCGATCGCCGCCGTCGCTGCGGCGTTCATCACACTCCGGATGCTCGTCGCCACCCTCGTCGGCCGCATCCACGCGGTCGGCGCGCTCGGGCTGTCCCTCGGCGCGGTCGTCCTGCTGTTCCCCGTGGTGCAGCCGTGGTATCTGCTGTGGGCGGTCCTGCCGCTCGCCGCCTGGGCCACCGCGCCCGCGTTCCGCGTCCCCGCGATCGTCTTCTCGTCCATCGTCAGCGTCATCCTCATGCCGAACGGCGGCGAGTACCAGCCCTTCGTCATCGTCCAGGCCGCCATCGCCACCATCTTCACGGCCGGAACGCTGATCGTGATCACCCGCAACCGCCTGCCGTGGCGGGTCGGTCCGGGGCAGCAGCCGGCCGTGCCGGAACCGCAGGATCCGCCCCGGGACGACGCCGGCGCGGAAAGCCGGGGCACCGGCCGGGTCACACCCGGCCAGGGCTTACGCTGA
- a CDS encoding ABC transporter ATP-binding protein, whose protein sequence is MTSRTPGSAQPAVRLEGVVKTFDGVRAVDGLDLTVERAQVVALLGPNGAGKTTTVEMCEGFIRPDSGTVRVLGLDPVADAGAVRARIGVMLQGGGAYPGSRAGEMLDLVAAYSADPLDPDWLLRSLGLEDSRRTPYRRLSGGQQQRLSLACALVGRPELVFLDEPTAGLDAQARLLVWELIDALRRDGVSVLLTTHLMDEAEELADRLVIIDHGSIVAAGTPAEVTSRGAEGQLRLTAPAGLDTGPLARTLPDGFRVAESGPGTYLVEGPIDPKVVASVASWCADLDALISDIRVDQRSLEDVFLELTGRELRG, encoded by the coding sequence GTGACCTCGCGAACGCCCGGATCGGCGCAACCTGCTGTACGCCTGGAAGGCGTGGTGAAGACCTTCGACGGTGTGAGGGCCGTCGACGGGCTCGATCTCACCGTCGAACGCGCACAGGTCGTCGCGTTGCTCGGTCCCAATGGCGCGGGTAAGACCACCACCGTCGAAATGTGTGAGGGCTTCATCCGCCCGGACAGCGGCACCGTCCGCGTCCTCGGACTCGATCCCGTCGCCGATGCCGGCGCCGTCCGGGCCCGGATCGGTGTGATGCTGCAGGGCGGCGGCGCGTACCCCGGTTCCCGCGCCGGCGAGATGCTCGACCTGGTCGCCGCCTACTCCGCCGACCCCCTCGACCCCGACTGGTTGCTGCGCAGCCTCGGCCTAGAGGATTCGCGGCGCACCCCGTACCGCCGGCTGTCCGGCGGGCAGCAGCAACGCCTGTCCCTGGCCTGTGCGCTGGTCGGCCGCCCCGAACTGGTCTTTCTCGACGAACCCACCGCCGGCCTCGACGCCCAGGCTCGCCTGCTGGTGTGGGAACTGATCGACGCGCTGCGCCGCGACGGTGTCAGCGTGCTGCTGACGACGCACCTGATGGACGAGGCCGAGGAGCTCGCGGACCGGCTCGTCATCATCGACCACGGGTCGATCGTCGCCGCCGGAACGCCCGCCGAGGTCACCAGCCGCGGCGCCGAAGGTCAGTTGCGGCTCACCGCGCCCGCCGGTCTGGACACCGGGCCGCTCGCCCGGACCCTCCCCGACGGCTTCCGGGTCGCCGAGTCCGGACCGGGCACCTACCTCGTCGAAGGGCCGATCGACCCGAAGGTGGTGGCCTCCGTCGCATCGTGGTGCGCCGATCTGGACGCCCTGATCAGCGACATCCGCGTCGACCAGCGCAGCCTCGAGGACGTCTTCCTCGAACTCACCGGCCGGGAACTGAGGGGATGA
- a CDS encoding ABC transporter permease — protein MTMSTSDRLTANRFAPGTFTPDPRPSGAAVMLRAQTALELKLLLRNGEQLLLTMFIPITLLIGLCLLPIGDLGTSRVDKVVPAVMMVAVMSTAFTGQAIAVGFDRRYGALKRLGATPLPTWGIIAGKSAAVVIVVALQSVLLGAIGLALGWRPSAWGLVLGAVIIALGTVTFAAMGLLLGGTLRADIVLALANILWFVMVGVGSVVFATGDLPWLLHTGARLIPSGALAHALDAALSGSVDLLSVVVLAVWGAAAGALAARTFRFT, from the coding sequence ATGACGATGAGCACCAGTGACCGTCTGACGGCGAATCGTTTCGCCCCGGGCACGTTCACCCCCGACCCCCGCCCGAGCGGCGCGGCGGTCATGCTGCGGGCGCAGACCGCGCTGGAGCTGAAACTGCTCCTGCGCAACGGCGAGCAACTGCTGCTGACGATGTTCATCCCGATCACGCTGCTGATCGGGCTGTGCCTGCTGCCCATCGGCGACCTCGGAACGTCGCGGGTCGACAAGGTGGTGCCCGCCGTGATGATGGTGGCGGTGATGTCCACCGCGTTCACCGGGCAGGCGATCGCGGTCGGTTTCGACCGCCGCTACGGCGCCCTCAAACGGCTCGGCGCGACGCCCCTGCCGACGTGGGGAATCATCGCCGGGAAGAGCGCCGCGGTGGTCATCGTCGTCGCCCTGCAGTCCGTCCTGCTCGGTGCGATCGGGCTGGCTCTCGGCTGGCGTCCGAGTGCGTGGGGACTCGTCCTCGGCGCCGTGATCATCGCCCTGGGCACCGTGACGTTCGCGGCGATGGGCCTGCTGCTCGGCGGCACCCTCCGCGCCGACATCGTCCTCGCCCTCGCCAACATCCTGTGGTTCGTGATGGTCGGTGTCGGCAGTGTGGTGTTCGCCACCGGCGACCTCCCCTGGCTCCTGCACACCGGGGCCCGGCTGATTCCGTCCGGAGCGCTCGCGCACGCCCTGGACGCCGCACTGTCGGGATCGGTGGACCTGCTCAGCGTCGTCGTCCTCGCCGTATGGGGCGCGGCAGCGGGGGCCCTGGCGGCGAGGACGTTCCGATTCACGTGA